The Cinclus cinclus chromosome Z, bCinCin1.1, whole genome shotgun sequence genome contains the following window.
ACCTCCCATCTTCTGAGTTCTTGTTTTCAGTTTGGGAATGGTTTCTGCAGCATACAGCATCACTGATTTACCTAAAATAAGGGAGAGCTCAATGCATGCCTGCTATGTTAAGAACCAATATAAAGCCTAGGGGATCTGCTTTCTTCCCCTGGTACCGCAAGCAActtgtgaaagaaagaaagaaaaaatgtgcagGACAGATAAATGTCATAGTAGAATGGAAAAGCCACATAATCTGACAATCTCCGAAGTGTCTACATGCTTCCTGCTACACTTTCCCTCCCCCTCCTACTGGCCCAGAACACTGGGGACAGAATGATCAGGCAGAAGCTACACGCATTTTTAGAAAGGCACTGCTGCCTTCCATCAGGACTCTGGTTTTAAATCATCTCCCTCTGTCATTACTCTTATGCTACTGTACACCCAGAACTCTTCTTGCTCTTTCCTTAAGATATATACTGTTTCCCTTTTACACAGGCAATCATCttcagaaaaaatgcaaaagatgAAATTGTCATTCAAGACAATGTATTTCCTATTAATTAGCTAAGGGCAGCTggttcatttttaatttatgaaaatgACCAGTGGAAAACTCAGCTGAACTCAGTATTGTGTTATATAAATCTAGCATCCACTCTGATGCCCAGATGATGTATGTATCCTAAGAAATCAGTGGAATTTAGCCATTTAAGCACTGAACTGTTTTAAATGTCAACAAAGCCAAAACCATATAGATGCTTTGTTGAAAACAGCAATCCTCACAAGCCCCTgttgcagaagcagcagaatcAAAGGCAACTATATTTTACAAATGTTACTAAATGTTCACAACTTACTTTTGTGGACTTATACAGGCAACAAGATTTAATGTTAAACTGTAGAATTTATAATAGCTAAAACTAATTAAACAGGCTGTtagcataaaataaaacaagtctTTCTGGTTTATTCACAGGTGAGGTACCTAAACCCAGGCACTCTACTCACGTGTTGGAAACTGAGGTAAACATGGGTTGCCATCATCTTGCTTGAGCTGGATTCGTACTCTACCTCTGTACTGCACATCTCTGTTCCACTCTCTGGGATACATCTTGTTTTTCTGTCACACAAAAGGAGAAATGTATTATAACATGCATTGGAAGACACAACTGTTTCATAGGCACTGCTGAAAACAACTCCTGGTACTGAGCAATTCTGTGAGTAAACCGTTACAGGGACCATTTTATATCCCCAGTGGTCTGCATCACAGGGGcacaggtttttgttttatctCCACTGCTACAAACCCTTCCGGACACCTAGGGATAGCAAGTGACAGGTCACAATCACTGGTTTTGGCTAATCAGAGCCTTCATTCTTGATGAAACTTCACAGGTTTCTCAGTACAGATGGTGTGCACTTTCCAGATACTTCTGAAACACCAAAGTGATTTTGTACTAGGCTTTTACGTACTTCAGGATGAGGACCTATATTCTTCTTAGAAAAAACTACACTGATCTAAATTAAtaattagttttaaattaaaaattacttcaggaAACAACCTGAAGTTGAAGTGAGGTCTAGAAATCCAGACTCATTCCCTAAGGAAAAGGTAACCAATAAACTATTGCATGTGCTGCAATAAAAAACTAACATTCTCTGGCTGAAACATAACTCCAAAGGACTATGGGGATTCCAGTTATCAGAATCCTATTCCTATACATGACTCATTGCAAAGGTCATCACcttccattaaaaatattcctttttaaaagtttaatttgcAGAGTTGCAGCCTGCAAAAGCAGCTTTTATTCTGATATAATTTTAAGCATCTAGGAAAGTCTTCTAAGAAGGACAGTAAAACAGAAGTAATCTTTTTTATAAACTTTAGAAGTCACATTGTCTGAGAGATCTGAGGTATTCCTGACTTACATCAGTTCTCCAATATTTACTTCATGATTATGGTCAGTTATCATATAAAGCAAGCAAAGCTAATAACAAAACTTGTGAACCACAAGCTATAAGTTCATGAAAGAACAGAGACACATAAATTTGGGGGCTCTTTAtatgtggggattttttttaaaattacctcCAATAACACGTTGAATCCTACTGCTGCACATACATCTTGGATTTCTGTAGATGTGGGATTCTCAACAGCCTGTTGAaacaatttattaaaattaattcgTTTTCAACTATGATCTGCTTATACAAAAATAATCACCAGTTTCCCACCCTATACTCTGTAACTAGGAAAAGCTGGTGGGGAAAGAGAAGATGCAAATCTAGTGTAGAAGTcatctgtcagtgctgctgtggtttagaaaacattaaaataaaaataaaaattaaaaaaaaagagctaagaCATCAGGAAACAGATGAAATAGAATTCACTAGGGCAGGGGAGCAAGTTAAAGAATGGTTTAGAAAAAGTAACTGAAATTAATTAACAGTTTCTGTATGTACAGAGATGCCAAAAGCTGTGAATCAGCAACAGCAAACTTATAGCAAGGACTGagtgaaaaacaacaaaatttctACCCACAGGGCAGCATATTCCTCCCACAGGTAGACCTTTGATTGGCAACTTGCATACCCAAGAAAGAttttattagggaaaaaaagaaacaaacccaaaccctaagcAGTAAGAAAAGCCCTTCATATTCCCAGAACAGCATGCTAAAACGATTACAAATGAGTGAGATGACAAAAAGCTATTTCTGGACAGATTCAAAGCAGCAGTAACTACCATGCCTGTGTGTCACACGCACAGAACAGAGTTTAGGCTCATACAGTCAGCCTCCAGAACCCAATCATTAGCCAGCTGCTCTTTTTCTGCACTGCTTTCAAATTCTGCAAACTACCTGCATAGGCATCTGAGTGCATTCAGTTTCTCATACTTTCATCTTGCTCAAGGTGCTGGTCACATGAAACCAAACACTTCAACCCAGGGCTCTCCTACAAAATTCAAATGCTGGGACTAAGTTACCTTCAAATAGGCTGTAATTTCCACGCTGTGGGGGAATGGAAAGATTTCTAGCACTCTAAACACTGCTACATAGTGAAACAAAATGTCCTTTTTCCCTGCCACGCATGAAATCACCTTGTCTATAGGtatccttcttccttctgctatTGTCTTCTTGTTATTCAAATAAGCCGGATAAATGCAGATGAATCTAAGAAGAGAGAACAGTGAGTTTAAGCAAGCTATATAAACTCCTTAATGCTTATCCAGTATTTTCTgagtaaaacagaaaataaatgtcatgGCTACAATACAGAAGCTCCCACAGCAGCTTAGAAAAGCCATTTATTTTCCCTAGACTGCTTAGTAAGATGCTGCAAAATCCCAACCACTTTTTGGGGCACTATGTGTACAAGGGATGGCACTACCCATcctgaggagagggaaaaaaaacattaaaaaaaataaaaggaggctGAAATAGAAACTTTTGACTTATTTCTTACGAACCTGAAACCTGGAACACATATATTTCCCTGAGAAGAGGTAACATTTCCTGAAAAGGTTTTACTGTGCTATTAGATAACTAagttctgtgattgttttggttttttttaaattcacacaCAGAACAACCCAGATTTAGTTACATTTATAAAAGCTACTGAAAACAGCGCTTAGAAACTTGCTTAAGATTTTTCAATAGATTCAGACCTGTCAAGCACATACACGGAATTAGCGTAATAGAACCTCAATTACGCTATTTAGACAATTTCAAAAACCAGCTCGCTGAGACCAAGGAGATGTGGAGGAAGGCCCGAATTGATTTAAATAAGGATCTATGACTGCAtaagaaaacagggaaaatgagtAAAACGTATGGTGCACAGATTCAAATTACCTGAATAGCAAGAATAACAAGGACCACGTTCCTTGCTGCCGCTGCATCTAAAAACCAGCCCAAATCACCTCAACTCCTActgctttctccttctcttgTTAAGCGGTTTTCCCCACTCTTTGCTATCGCCGCCTTTTGAGCCGACTAGGTCTGGGTTCTGCCCGGGAATTCCAGTCTCTTGACTGACTTCTCAACCACACAAGTATCACCACCACCCCTTGTTCCACGGGGATTTAAACCACCACCCCTTGCTCCgctcttgctttctttttcgAGAGCCCTCAATGATAGGTAAGAAAACGAACCCACGAGAGACCCAGCCGCAGAGAAGCCGCGCCTACAGTACCTCTCCTTGTCCGCCGGGGACGCGGAGCCAGCGGCGGCGGCCATGACAGCAGCTCCTCCCCCGCCCCTCGCCACGACGGCCGGGAGGGCCCGCCCCAGCAGCCCGATGCGAAATTCCATTGGTCAAAGGGCTGTCTGTCAAGCGCCGCAGCCTGTGAGAGGGCGCGACATCAGCGCCGGGGCCGCACGCGTGGCTTCTGCCCGGCTGAGGGAGTGGGGGTGGGAATGGCGGCAGGAAAGGTGAGGGAGCTCTTGGGATATGCGGAAACGCCGTGTCACGCACCCGTGGGCAAAGGGCTTCAGGCGGGAATGAAACACGAGCGCAGAGAGTGGCGGTGGGGGACGCAAAGTGTGTTCGTAGGGCGCCAAGCTGCGGTGTGTGGCTTCATTTACAGAGCTCCAGCAGTGTTTGAATCAACGATCTAAGAAATGCCGGGAAATGCTTATTTGCAGCTTCCGGTACATGTAcaattacatgaaaaaaattggCTAAAGCTTAAGGAAAAAACTACGGGGTCAGTACGGGATCCAATCCTGTGTGACACCTTCATGGACGCTGTGGATGAGGGGCAGGTGCCCCCTTAGCAATGGTGACACAGTGGTGCCGCACCCTTGCTGGTGGCATCGAGTGAGTGGTGGCTGATACACCAGAGGGTCCTGGTACCATCCAGAAGggcctggacaggctggaggaaGGAACTGACAGGAAACTCAAGCGGTTCAGCATGGGAAGAACCAAGCTGGTAACAACCCCCTGCATCAGCACGGGCTGGGAATGCCCAGCTGGGAAGCAGTTTGTCAGGAAAGGCTGTGAGGCTCCTGCAGGACCCCGATCTCAACATAAACCAGTAACATGTCCCTGTGACAAGGCCAGTGATATCTGGGCTGCACCACAAGAAGCAttacctgcagagctgggaaggtgatcctgcccctcagcactgcagaggCCACACCAGGAATGCACTGGTCCAGCACTGGGCTCTCCCAGACAAGACTGACACAGATAAAATGGAGAAAGTCCAGTGACCATTGGTCACCAAGGCCATAGAGGGACTGAAGCagctcatcctggagaagagaaggcccAGGGGAATCTCACCCATGTCCGTAAACACCTGCAGGGAGGGTGCAAAGAAGATGGATCTAGGCTCTTTCCAGGGATGCCCAGTGACAGCACCAGAGGTAATGGGTAcacactgaaacacaggaggttCCCTCTGAACACCAGGAATCTccttttccctgtgagggtgaccAAGCATTgtcacaggtttcccagagaggtggcagtgtctccatccttggagatacttAAAAGGTGTATGGGAATGATCTTGCACTACTAGTTCTTGCTGAAGCATtggttggaccagatgacatCGAGGTCCCTGCCAGCCTCAACCATTCAGTCACCCTGTGAATTTCACAGGTCATGTTTTGTGCACTGTTACACACTTCATAGAGCAACAATGTACCAGGACAAAGAACTGAAGGTATCTATTCAGTATTTATCTGTGGGggtgtctttttttatttttgttttgccaaCACATCCAGCTGgcaaaaaaatattgaagaagGGATGCTAAGACCCAGTGCACACAGTGGTTTCCCCATGGGAGAACTGCAAGTACCATTCATAAGAACTTGGAAGAGTTAAGAGTTATGGAGAAGCTTCAGAAAGAATGAGGGTGGCACAGATGAAAAAGTTATTGTCTATTCAGGCTTTTGAATGATGAGCAATTTTGTTGTCTTATGTCTTTGCTCTCATTCTGTCAGAATGAATGCACTGCACAAAATAGTGCAGAAAACACCAACAGCACAACAGTGTGGCATCAGCAGGAGTAAGCAGCTTTTGGAAGTGCGACTGCAGCTGTCTGGGACCAGCTCAGCGATTTGGCAGCTCCTCACAAACATGGCTCAACAAACTCCTCAGCTGAAAAACAAGGTTATGTAAATGAGTTGTGCCAGTTACGAAGGAAGTTTTTGATGCAATACTTGTCCAGTGCTTGTCCAGACAGGTTTTTTTGAGGCTTATCTCCAGATTACCATCGAAGTGACTGATAAAGAGGAAGGTGTAGCTTTCTAAGAGATAATCCATTACAAATAATTGCTTAGATTTTGTTGCTTAGCAACAAAATGTTCTCATCTTGTTAGCTCGATAATGgatttcctgtgttttcatttctttgcacAGTGTTATTTTAAATCTCCATTACTTGCACACACTTGTCTTTCTATTGAATGACTTTATTGAGATTCCTAGCCTCTAAAAGGTGTCAAGAGCTGTCATTATCTTCGGAGGTGTCCCGTTGTCCAGGTTTTCACTGCTTAAATCAACCAACATGGGCAGAAGCTTCTTCTGTCAACTGCTGTCACCTGCTTTTAGCAAGACAGATGTGGGCTGTCAGAGAGGGGCGCACAGTGTCAGAGAGGAGAGGGGTGAACTGTGGACAGACTAGGGTGCAATATATTCATTGTGTGCAGGCATAAGGTGTGCAGGGCACGTTCATGATCTCACCATTTCATGAGACGTGGTCATCCTAGACCTTGTTACAATGCCACCTGGGTTTGACCATTATGtgttgtccttttcttctgggacACAGGTCTGAGCCCACTGAAGGGGTATAAACATA
Protein-coding sequences here:
- the SRP19 gene encoding signal recognition particle 19 kDa protein, giving the protein MAAAAGSASPADKERFICIYPAYLNNKKTIAEGRRIPIDKAVENPTSTEIQDVCAAVGFNVLLEKNKMYPREWNRDVQYRGRVRIQLKQDDGNPCLPQFPTRKSVMLYAAETIPKLKTRTQKMGGNDQSLQQGEGGKKGKGKKKK